A region of Plantactinospora sp. BC1 DNA encodes the following proteins:
- a CDS encoding SRPBCC domain-containing protein, giving the protein MTEIRTTVELRHPPERVWRALTDRELLPKWFASIEPRPSSISRFELRPVDLPELDDLIVVELVEVDRPHRMVLRWPEEGQPTRLECELTPTAEGCRLTVVQSDDEEPWLPADPAGRQECYQRLLDTRLPAVLDWLAFREVDLPGPTQIITAVPAGRAGPDRRSRRRLGAALAVLALAVGAVVVVAGLTRGGGGDTPSGATATVGSAAPSTPPGTTAPVARTPAGAATPVQPSRPARPGATPRRTSPAVTTAPPRPGQPRLTASYSTLSSRLLGYQGEVVVTNDGDATATRWTVVITLSGGAQVASATGAESYRQEEQQVTFTGAPLAANRSATIRFEVERDTTLTQKRPTSCAVGDQPCAGL; this is encoded by the coding sequence GTGACCGAAATCCGGACCACGGTCGAGCTGCGCCACCCCCCGGAGCGGGTCTGGCGGGCCCTCACCGACCGCGAGTTGCTGCCGAAGTGGTTCGCCTCGATCGAACCACGACCCTCGTCGATCAGCCGGTTCGAGCTGCGCCCCGTGGACCTGCCCGAACTCGACGATCTGATCGTCGTCGAGCTGGTCGAGGTCGACCGGCCACATCGGATGGTGTTGCGCTGGCCGGAGGAGGGCCAGCCGACCCGGCTGGAGTGCGAGCTGACCCCCACCGCCGAGGGCTGCCGGCTGACCGTCGTGCAGAGCGACGACGAGGAGCCGTGGCTGCCCGCCGACCCGGCCGGGCGGCAGGAGTGCTACCAGCGGCTGCTCGACACCCGGCTGCCGGCCGTACTCGACTGGTTGGCGTTCCGGGAGGTGGACCTCCCCGGGCCGACCCAGATCATCACCGCGGTGCCGGCCGGGCGGGCCGGGCCGGACCGGCGGTCCCGGCGTCGGCTCGGCGCCGCGCTGGCCGTGCTGGCCCTGGCGGTCGGCGCGGTGGTCGTGGTCGCCGGCCTGACCCGGGGCGGGGGCGGCGACACCCCCTCCGGTGCCACGGCCACCGTCGGCAGCGCCGCGCCGAGCACACCGCCGGGTACCACCGCCCCGGTCGCCCGGACCCCGGCCGGCGCGGCCACCCCGGTCCAGCCCAGCCGGCCGGCCCGACCCGGCGCGACACCCCGCCGGACGTCACCGGCCGTCACCACCGCACCGCCGAGGCCGGGCCAGCCGAGGCTGACCGCCAGCTACAGCACCCTGTCGAGCCGGCTCCTCGGCTATCAGGGCGAGGTGGTGGTGACCAACGACGGCGACGCCACCGCGACCCGGTGGACGGTGGTGATCACGCTCTCCGGCGGCGCCCAGGTGGCGAGCGCCACCGGGGCGGAGAGCTACCGGCAGGAGGAGCAGCAGGTCACCTTCACCGGCGCCCCGTTGGCGGCGAACCGGTCGGCGACGATCCGGTTCGAGGTCGAGCGCGACACCACGCTCACCCAGAAGCGGCCGACGAGCTGCGCCGTGGGCGACCAGCCGTGCGCCGGGCTCTGA
- a CDS encoding exo-beta-N-acetylmuramidase NamZ domain-containing protein, with product MQRRRFLASTAAVSALGATAGTLDGGTASAAPDTGAERSGSGGHGGGGHGRRVSTGLDVLVDSRFAVLAGQRVGVLSNPTGVDACYRHLVDLMHASGRVRLTAAFGPEHGFRGSAQAGGSEGTGIDARTGVTVYDAYGASQAKWGELITQAGVDTVVFDIQDVGARFYTYIWTLYDSMVAAARLGRRYVVLDRPNPIGGRAYGPMMTTPFTSGVGKKEIVQQHGMTVGELARFYNGEFLPAEVGRQVDLTVVRCRGWRRGDFAADTGVPWVMPSPNMPTPDTALAYPGTCMFEGVASMTEGRGTTRPFELVGGLATDFDYHLVDRLVARDLPGVEFREAYFSPTAAGQKPDLLNKLCAGVEVRVTDPARFDPVRTGVAMLVESHKYPAFAWRADSWDAARPYWIDKLTGSTRLRTMIDAGADVSDVVGAWSAELAEFDRRRRPYLLY from the coding sequence GTGCAACGCAGAAGGTTCCTCGCCAGCACCGCCGCCGTGAGCGCCCTGGGCGCCACCGCCGGCACCCTCGACGGCGGCACCGCCTCCGCCGCCCCGGACACCGGAGCGGAGCGCTCCGGGTCGGGCGGGCACGGCGGCGGCGGGCACGGTCGGCGGGTCAGCACCGGACTGGACGTGCTGGTCGACTCCCGGTTCGCCGTCCTCGCCGGCCAGCGGGTCGGGGTGCTCTCCAACCCGACCGGGGTGGACGCCTGCTACCGCCACCTGGTCGACCTGATGCACGCCTCCGGCCGGGTCCGGCTCACCGCCGCGTTCGGGCCGGAACACGGCTTCCGGGGCTCCGCCCAGGCCGGTGGCAGCGAGGGGACCGGGATCGACGCCCGGACCGGCGTCACCGTCTACGACGCGTACGGCGCCTCGCAGGCCAAGTGGGGTGAACTGATCACCCAGGCCGGGGTCGACACGGTCGTCTTCGACATCCAGGACGTCGGCGCCCGCTTCTACACCTACATCTGGACCCTCTACGACTCGATGGTCGCCGCCGCCCGCCTCGGTCGCCGGTACGTCGTCCTCGACCGGCCCAACCCGATCGGCGGCCGGGCGTACGGGCCGATGATGACCACCCCGTTCACCTCCGGGGTCGGCAAGAAGGAGATCGTGCAGCAGCACGGCATGACGGTCGGCGAACTGGCCCGGTTCTACAACGGCGAGTTCCTGCCGGCCGAGGTGGGCCGGCAGGTCGACCTGACGGTGGTCAGGTGCCGGGGCTGGCGGCGCGGCGACTTCGCCGCCGACACCGGTGTGCCGTGGGTGATGCCCAGCCCGAACATGCCGACCCCGGACACCGCACTGGCCTACCCCGGCACCTGCATGTTCGAGGGGGTCGCGTCGATGACCGAGGGGCGGGGCACCACCCGGCCCTTCGAGCTGGTCGGCGGCCTGGCCACCGACTTCGACTACCACCTGGTGGACCGGCTCGTCGCCCGGGACCTGCCCGGGGTCGAGTTCCGGGAGGCGTACTTCTCGCCGACCGCCGCCGGGCAGAAGCCGGACCTGCTCAACAAGCTCTGCGCTGGCGTGGAGGTGAGGGTCACCGACCCGGCCCGGTTCGACCCGGTCCGGACCGGGGTGGCGATGCTGGTCGAGTCGCACAAATACCCGGCGTTCGCCTGGCGGGCGGACAGCTGGGACGCCGCCCGGCCGTACTGGATCGACAAGCTCACCGGCTCCACCCGGCTGCGTACGATGATCGACGCCGGGGCGGACGTGTCGGACGTGGTCGGGGCCTGGTCGGCCGAGCTGGCGGAGTTCGACCGTCGGCGGCGCCCGTACCTGCTCTACTGA